In the Chelonoidis abingdonii isolate Lonesome George chromosome 13, CheloAbing_2.0, whole genome shotgun sequence genome, one interval contains:
- the TEFM gene encoding transcription elongation factor, mitochondrial has translation MSFSAWLPSLRRRGSYFFHVPLGSCQLQPLHHSWCQKKSTSAVQHNCVNSPAMNQTFKTPEDALSNLYSSEQQSAILQVLNTASERELSTIKLLRGRKSVNVIEHREKYGPFQNLQSLLNVPLFQYKTVVKVCNFILNPSEKGDRRERKIQDTRSSMRFIKPEIERERLETLDSIVSVVFGTRKIAWAHVDRDLAVHDWQQEECGRFMKGTYIPAVYLEEISSVVSKIPEADLYILEKSGLSAQNTNLFPITLHLRTVEAMLYALLQKTFMQDGQHKVLSMARSTVGKHFGLMVGDSRSSGMDLVKQFLLQSVTQEQPRLSFPRNKVVRYRNLFSSVTQNRDEEMCDSLLQALAFYELLLNNTT, from the exons ATGAGTTTCAGTGCCTGGCTCCCGAGCCTCCGCCGGAGAG GAAGCTATTTCTTTCATGTCCCTTTGGGTTCATGTCAGCTTCAGCCCCTGCACCATTCCTGGTGTCAGAAAAAATCAACATCTGCTGTACAACACAACTGTGTCAATTCCCCAGCGATGAATCAAACCTTCAAGACACCAGAAGATGCACTCTCTAATTTGTACTCCTCTGAACAACAATCTGCCATCCTGCAAGTGCTCAACACAGCATCTGAGAGAGAGCTTTCCACCATTAAACTATTGCGAGGAAGAAAGTCTGTCAATGTAATTGAGCATAGGGAAAAATATGGACCATTTCAGAACTTGCAGAGTTTATTGAACGTCCCTCTCTTTCAATATAAAACTGTTGTTAAGGTGTGTAACTTTATCCTCAATCCATCTGAGAAAGGAgatagaagagagagaaaaatacaagACACCAGGTCTTCAATGAGGTTTATTAAACCTGAAATAGAAAGAGAGAGGTTGGAg acTTTAGATAGCATTGTGTCTGTTGTTTTTGGCACCCGTAAAATTGCATGGGCGCATGTTGATCGAGATCTAGCAGTTCATGACTGGCAGCAAGAAGAATGTGGTAGATTCATGAAAGGAACCTATATTCCAGCAGTATATCTGGAAGAA ATTTCTTCAGTAGTTTCTAAGATTCCTGAAGCTGATCTTTATATTCTGGAAAAAAGTGGACTATCTGCTCAAAATACAAATCTTTTTCCTATAACATTACATCTTCGCACCGTGGAAGCTATGTTGTATGCCCTATTACAAAAGACGTTTATGCAAGATGGCCAGCACAAGGTACTAAGTATGGCCCGAAGCACTGTAGGAAAACATTTTGGATTGATGGTAGGAGACTCTCGGTCTAGTGGAATGGACCTGGTGAAGCAGTTTCTCTTACAGTCTGTTACCCAAGAACAGCCCCGGTTGTCCTTTCCCCGGAACAAGGTGGTACGTTACAGAAACCTATTTTCTTCAGTCACCCAAAACAGAGATGAGGAGATGTGTGATTCATTACTGCAGGCTCTAGCCTTCTATGAACTTCTATTAAACAACACTACTTAA